In Streptococcus sp. SN-1, a single genomic region encodes these proteins:
- a CDS encoding DapH/DapD/GlmU-related protein: MRKNIVRGDALILTVSDQIEQLDYLLENLPDICFHIAAPVQFSEKIRVLESKYNVRLMTVTTDQQIDFLVSMCDILLDINHFQEVDSIVSKFVQAGKMVLAFDNTVHGNQGQEVFEANRPDGLVSRIRDSINSIQVGVNNQENIIQDGNWNVFQIDSKASLIVGSNVICRNFENFHVSSGKLILNDGVFINNSCSFNCMERIEIGNGTMMGEGVRFYDHDHVYTAEKIEKWQWTTAPIRVGRDCWIGSNVTILKGVTIGDDTVIGAGCLIRNDVPANSVVYQDRNLIIRERN, translated from the coding sequence ATGAGAAAAAACATTGTGCGAGGTGATGCACTAATCTTAACTGTAAGTGATCAGATTGAGCAGTTAGATTATCTCCTAGAAAACTTACCAGATATTTGTTTTCATATTGCCGCTCCTGTACAGTTTTCTGAAAAGATAAGAGTACTGGAGTCTAAATATAATGTCCGTCTCATGACAGTTACAACTGATCAGCAAATTGATTTTCTAGTGAGTATGTGCGACATCCTATTAGATATCAATCATTTTCAAGAAGTTGATTCTATTGTTTCTAAATTTGTGCAGGCTGGTAAAATGGTCTTGGCTTTTGACAATACAGTCCATGGAAATCAAGGACAGGAAGTTTTTGAAGCAAATAGACCTGATGGATTGGTTAGTAGGATTCGTGATAGTATAAATTCAATCCAAGTGGGAGTGAATAATCAAGAAAATATCATCCAAGATGGAAATTGGAATGTATTTCAAATTGATAGTAAAGCTAGTCTAATTGTGGGAAGCAATGTCATTTGTAGAAATTTTGAGAATTTCCATGTTTCTTCAGGGAAGTTAATACTAAATGATGGTGTCTTCATCAATAATTCTTGTAGTTTTAACTGTATGGAAAGAATCGAAATCGGAAACGGAACAATGATGGGGGAAGGAGTTCGTTTTTACGACCACGACCATGTTTATACTGCTGAAAAAATTGAAAAATGGCAGTGGACCACAGCGCCAATAAGAGTTGGAAGAGATTGCTGGATAGGAAGTAATGTCACGATTTTAAAAGGAGTGACTATTGGGGATGATACCGTTATTGGAGCAGGCTGTCTTATTCGCAATGATGTTCCAGCAAATAGTGTGGTTTATCAAGATAGAAATCTTATTATAAGAGAGCGTAATTAA